A genome region from Euphorbia lathyris chromosome 4, ddEupLath1.1, whole genome shotgun sequence includes the following:
- the LOC136226803 gene encoding organic cation/carnitine transporter 1: protein MGKPEEESQTIEMAERGIPATATTELELTVDEVVENYVGSLGLSQIIHVFLVSLAWIFDSQNTLVTIFSDAEPPSWRCKLPADHHLLYQNNTAVYSMCINGTGGGKGHHGSVCELPPGTWEWVGGSTSSIIAEWGLVCDRRFLAGVPASVFFIGSLFGSAFYGFLADGYLGRKKAVLLSCILTSATAFLTSFSPNIWIYALLRFANGFARSGIGMCCLVLSTEVVGRKWRGQVGQYGFFFFTAGFLSLPLIAYHTKTNWRNLYRIISLLPVTYSVLCLPFVSESPRWLHIRGRSKEALDILKKYAKINGKCLPPNLSLANTSREGAETKVKERLWTTPWAAKRMITVMAAGFGTGFVYYGVQLNVENLNFNLYFTVALNALMEIPAVLIGTVFMSFASRRLIFSTSTFLAGASCILCIIFSRKGHHEKAGDDHAAGGSWAQLIIEGIGFMAASIAFDILYVYCVELFPTNVRNFAVSMLRQTLMLGASIAPMLVVLGRMSPSLSFVVFGALSIFSGVLSFWLPETRNAPLYETLKQQKDDENRTETENTSSENAQ, encoded by the exons ATGGGAAAACCAGAAGAAGAATCACAAACCATAGAAATGGCAGAAAGAGGAATTCCGGCAACCGCCACAACAGAACTCGAACTAACAGTCGACGAAGTAGTTGAAAACTACGTCGGATCACTCGGATTATCTCAGATAATCCACGTGTTTTTGGTTTCTCTGGCTTGGATTTTTGATTCCCAAAACACTTTAGTGACGATATTTAGCGACGCTGAGCCGCCGTCGTGGAGATGCAAATTACCGGCGGATCATCATCTTCTTTATCAGAATAATACGGCTGTTTATTCTATGTGTATCAATGGTACCGGCGGTGGAAAAGGTCATCATGGCTCCGTTTGTGAGTTGCCGCCGGGAACTTGGGAGTGGGTTGGTGGTAGTACTAGCTCTATTATTGCTGAATGGGGTCTGGTCTGTGACCGGAGATTTCTCGCCGGCGTTCCTGCTTCTGTCTTCTTTATTGGTTCTCTATTTG GTTCTGCATTTTATGGCTTCTTAGCTGATGGATACTTAGGAAGAAAAAAAGCAGTGTTGCTTTCATGCATATTAACCTCAGCAACTGCATTCCTCACTTCTTTCTCTCCGAATATTTGGATATACGCATTGTTAAGGTTCGCAAATGGATTCGCTCGATCAGGAATCGGGATGTGCTGTCTCGTCCTATCAACGGAAGTCGTTGGTCGAAAATGGCGCGGTCAAGTAGGCCAATACGGCTTTTTCTTCTTCACCGCAGGCTTTCTTTCCCTTCCTTTGATTGCATACCACACCAAGACTAATTGGAGAAACTTATACCGAATCATTTCGCTCCTCCCGGTCACCTACTCCGTCCTCTGCCTCCCTTTCGTGTCTGAATCGCCCCGATGGCTGCACATTCGAGGCCGAAGCAAAGAGGCCCTCGACATATTGAAGAAGTACGCGAAGATCAATGGGAAGTGTTTGCCTCCGAACTTATCACTCGCGAATACATCCAGGGAAGGTGCCGAAACTAAGGTGAAAGAGAGATTGTGGACTACTCCATGGGCTGCTAAGAGAATGATTACGGTTATGGCTGCTGGTTTCGGGACAGGATTCGTTTACTACGGTGTTCAATTGAATGTCGAAAACCTCAACTTCAACCTCTACTTTACCGTTGCACTTAATGCTTTGATGGAGATCCCCGCGGTTCTGATTGGAACCGTGTTTATGAGCTTTGCAAGCCGACGTCTTATCTTCTCAACATCTACGTTCTTAGCAGGAGCTTCGTGCATTCTGTGCATCATTTTCTCGCGTAAAGGACACCACGAGAAGGCGGGTGATGATCACGCTGCGGGGGGAAGTTGGGCGCAACTGATCATTGAAGGCATTGGATTCATGGCTGCTTCTATTGCATTTGACATTCTTTATGTCTACTGTGTAGAGCTTTTCCCAACGAATGTGAGGAACTTCGCGGTTTCAATGCTGAGGCAGACTTTGATGCTCGGGGCTTCGATCGCGCCTATGCTGGTTGTGCTCGGTCGGATGAGTCCTTCGCTCTCCTTTGTAGTGTTCGGGGCGCTTTCGATTTTCAGTGGTGTTTTGAGTTTCTGGTTGCCTGAGACTAGGAATGCTCCTCTTTATGAAACCTTAAAACAGCAAAAAGACGACGAAAATCGGACCGAAACGGAGAACACGAGCTCAGAAAATGCCCAGT